Proteins encoded within one genomic window of Methanothrix harundinacea 6Ac:
- a CDS encoding UbiA family prenyltransferase yields MAANGMSYSILSFFSTAIEIINSVRVRSSDVFTFLTVSSIFVGATGFFQTFMGYILLGATPNPLICMAVFLITFSTYSLNKLTDMAEDSINVPERINFIYGRKQFILITALGSYLLSIPLVFFAAPLAVPIVFVPILANLLYGSKLLPGIPRLKDIPVMKNVIVAISWALVCTLLPSVEISNVPMATILLVLYFMLVKVFINTILYDIRDVEGDRVAGVKTIPSLLNTPRTTMLLLVINSALTAILAFINQPIRSLLMAMILYGYFCIIYFRKRRNPLILDLFADGEWMFFSILYNLFRLKLLYF; encoded by the coding sequence ATGGCGGCGAATGGTATGTCCTATTCCATTTTATCATTTTTTTCTACGGCCATAGAAATTATAAATAGCGTCAGGGTGCGGTCAAGTGATGTATTTACCTTCTTGACAGTAAGCTCGATCTTCGTGGGTGCTACGGGTTTCTTCCAAACATTCATGGGCTACATCCTCCTCGGAGCGACTCCGAACCCTCTGATATGCATGGCAGTGTTTTTAATTACTTTTAGCACCTATAGCCTAAACAAGCTCACAGATATGGCAGAAGATTCCATTAACGTGCCCGAAAGGATAAATTTTATTTATGGCAGAAAACAATTTATCCTTATAACTGCGTTGGGATCGTATCTGCTATCAATCCCACTGGTATTTTTCGCCGCACCCCTGGCCGTCCCGATAGTTTTCGTACCCATACTGGCAAATCTTCTGTATGGCTCAAAATTGCTTCCTGGGATTCCAAGGTTGAAGGATATACCTGTTATGAAGAACGTAATTGTTGCGATATCTTGGGCCCTGGTCTGCACGCTACTTCCTTCTGTGGAGATATCCAACGTGCCGATGGCTACGATCCTCTTGGTCCTATATTTTATGCTGGTGAAAGTTTTCATAAACACAATATTATATGACATAAGAGATGTAGAAGGCGACCGAGTTGCGGGGGTAAAGACGATCCCCAGCCTTCTTAACACTCCGAGGACCACAATGTTACTTCTAGTTATAAACAGCGCACTTACGGCCATATTGGCTTTCATAAATCAGCCCATCAGATCACTGTTAATGGCAATGATTCTATACGGATACTTTTGCATTATATATTTCAGGAAGAGGCGTAACCCCCTGATCCTGGATCTATTCGCTGACGGTGAGTGGATGTTCTTCAGTATCTTATACAACTTATTCAGATTAAAATTATTATATTTTTAA
- a CDS encoding helix-turn-helix transcriptional regulator, producing the protein MAEESLKSFTRSKVRTEILLLLKEGNKSTSDLEEEMGIRNTTILHAIKEMIKSKLVTRAEKGYGLTNLGRMQASMLSEIIDFVLVMEKYSDFWVNHDISGIPDELLVKMGRLYKSEIIEADSSELLKTVDYFIAELKKSNRIQGVSPIIVPGYAEVIAHCVRNNAEIELIVTSEILEVIFRDHEYLIKDLMKKSNFKLYEIQEYVTLAFTVTEKILDFGAYRSDGTYDLSCDLICIGESAVKWGRELFDYYRNKSRLVENV; encoded by the coding sequence ATGGCGGAAGAGTCCCTGAAGTCCTTCACGCGCTCCAAGGTTAGAACAGAGATCCTTCTCCTCCTTAAAGAGGGAAACAAGAGCACCAGCGATCTGGAGGAGGAGATGGGGATCAGAAATACCACGATCCTCCACGCCATCAAGGAGATGATCAAGTCGAAGCTGGTGACCAGGGCCGAGAAGGGGTATGGACTGACGAACCTAGGAAGGATGCAGGCCTCCATGCTCTCCGAGATAATCGACTTCGTCCTGGTTATGGAAAAATATAGCGATTTCTGGGTGAATCATGACATTAGTGGAATACCCGATGAACTTCTAGTGAAGATGGGCAGGCTGTATAAGTCAGAGATCATCGAAGCCGATTCTTCAGAACTCTTAAAAACTGTGGATTATTTTATTGCCGAGCTGAAAAAATCTAATCGAATCCAGGGTGTTTCGCCGATAATTGTCCCAGGGTATGCTGAAGTGATTGCCCACTGTGTTCGCAATAATGCAGAGATAGAGCTGATTGTGACATCTGAGATATTAGAAGTAATTTTCAGAGACCATGAATATTTGATAAAAGATCTTATGAAAAAGAGTAATTTTAAACTTTATGAGATTCAGGAATACGTTACTCTTGCGTTTACAGTTACAGAAAAGATCCTAGATTTCGGGGCTTATAGATCTGATGGCACTTATGACCTAAGTTGCGATCTTATATGCATAGGAGAATCTGCGGTCAAATGGGGCAGAGAGCTATTTGACTACTATCGTAATAAATCCCGCTTAGTAGAAAATGTCTAG
- the pscS gene encoding O-phospho-L-seryl-tRNA:Cys-tRNA synthase translates to MLDNLDHFKCLKRGTAGAINIDPLQRGGILTPEAREAILEWADGYSVCDYCTGSLEEIQTPPIKEFVREALPQFLEVDEVRISHGAREGIFAAMHALCQGGETVIADGNAHYTTLLAAELAGLKVELVPASEGPGYRVDPGGYQEAISRARGRGERVAMAVLTYPDGNYGNLVDPKAVSEICTDAGLPLAVNGAYSVGRMPVSAKSLGADVIVGSGHKSMASSGPIGIIGATEELATRIFRRSKLVPKKELEMLGCTLRGAGILTMMASFPAVVERTRRWDEEVEKARWFAGEMERLGMDLQGDQPHGHDLMFFKSEILYEISKTAKKGRYFLYRELKKRNIFGIKPGLTRQFKLSSYQLSREELETVLSAFEEIVSNHPKA, encoded by the coding sequence ATGCTGGACAATCTCGATCATTTCAAATGCCTGAAGAGGGGGACGGCTGGGGCGATAAACATCGACCCCCTCCAGCGAGGGGGGATCCTCACCCCCGAGGCGAGAGAGGCAATCCTGGAGTGGGCCGACGGCTACTCCGTCTGCGACTATTGTACCGGGTCCCTGGAGGAGATCCAAACCCCCCCGATAAAGGAGTTCGTCCGCGAGGCCCTTCCTCAGTTCCTCGAGGTCGACGAGGTGAGGATAAGCCACGGGGCGAGGGAGGGGATCTTCGCGGCGATGCACGCCCTCTGCCAGGGGGGGGAGACGGTGATCGCCGACGGCAACGCCCACTACACCACCCTCCTCGCCGCGGAGCTGGCGGGGCTGAAGGTGGAGCTCGTCCCCGCCAGCGAGGGGCCGGGGTACCGGGTCGACCCCGGGGGCTACCAGGAGGCGATCTCGCGGGCGAGGGGCCGCGGGGAGAGGGTCGCGATGGCGGTCCTCACCTACCCCGACGGAAACTACGGAAACCTGGTGGACCCCAAGGCGGTCTCCGAGATCTGCACCGACGCTGGCCTCCCTCTGGCGGTGAACGGCGCCTACTCCGTGGGGAGGATGCCGGTCTCCGCGAAGAGCCTGGGCGCCGACGTCATCGTCGGGAGCGGCCACAAGTCGATGGCCTCCTCCGGACCGATTGGGATCATCGGCGCCACCGAGGAGCTCGCGACGAGGATATTCCGGAGGTCGAAGCTCGTCCCCAAGAAGGAGCTCGAGATGCTCGGCTGCACCCTCCGCGGCGCAGGGATTCTCACGATGATGGCGAGCTTCCCTGCCGTCGTCGAGAGGACGAGGAGGTGGGACGAGGAGGTGGAGAAGGCCCGCTGGTTTGCCGGCGAGATGGAGAGGCTGGGCATGGACCTCCAGGGGGACCAGCCCCACGGCCACGACCTCATGTTCTTCAAGAGCGAGATCCTCTACGAGATCTCCAAGACGGCGAAGAAGGGGCGGTACTTCCTATATCGGGAGCTGAAGAAGAGGAATATCTTCGGCATAAAGCCCGGCCTCACCCGACAGTTCAAGCTGAGCTCCTACCAATTATCCCGGGAGGAGCTGGAGACGGTCCTCTCAGCCTTCGAGGAGATCGTCTCAAACCACCCCAAAGCATAA
- a CDS encoding glycerophosphodiester phosphodiesterase family protein gives MSRVIGHRGARSIAPENTLASIRAAGGCGADLVEVDVRLTKDGFLVVIHDASVDRTTDGSGKVEEMALEEIRALDAGQGERVPTLAEAVRLAEDLDLGIVVEMKEEGLEDLVVRELEGRRAIVTSFFHGSVREVKELGGLKTGIIISSLPIDPVDLALSAKADSIFPQLTNPNLFIAARRAGVEVYPWTINDPDEVRWLNRLGAAGIVTDDPCGVREAADDPVTNVRAGECQYYPCHHFEGQDCTFCFCPLYPCKDPELGRFIRSRRGKRLWSCVDCTLVHRPSVARYLSDHPAATTEELKRVDRAGGD, from the coding sequence ATGTCAAGAGTCATCGGCCACCGGGGCGCGAGGTCCATCGCCCCCGAGAACACCCTCGCCTCCATCCGCGCGGCCGGAGGGTGTGGCGCCGATCTCGTGGAGGTGGACGTCCGCCTCACGAAGGACGGCTTTCTGGTGGTGATCCACGACGCCTCCGTCGACAGGACCACCGACGGCTCGGGGAAGGTGGAGGAGATGGCCCTGGAGGAGATCAGAGCCCTCGACGCCGGCCAGGGGGAGAGAGTTCCGACCCTCGCGGAGGCTGTCCGCCTCGCCGAGGATCTGGACCTCGGGATCGTCGTCGAGATGAAGGAGGAGGGGCTGGAGGATCTCGTCGTCCGGGAGCTGGAGGGGAGGAGGGCGATCGTCACCTCCTTCTTCCACGGATCGGTCCGGGAGGTGAAGGAGCTCGGGGGGCTCAAGACCGGGATCATCATATCTTCCCTCCCCATAGACCCCGTAGACCTCGCCCTATCGGCGAAGGCCGACTCGATCTTTCCCCAGTTGACAAACCCCAACCTCTTCATCGCGGCCCGGAGGGCGGGGGTCGAGGTATACCCCTGGACGATAAACGACCCGGACGAGGTCCGCTGGCTGAACCGGCTTGGGGCCGCCGGGATCGTCACCGACGATCCCTGTGGGGTCCGGGAGGCGGCCGACGACCCGGTCACGAACGTCAGAGCCGGCGAGTGCCAGTATTATCCCTGCCACCATTTCGAGGGGCAGGACTGCACCTTCTGCTTCTGCCCCCTCTACCCGTGCAAAGACCCCGAGCTGGGAAGGTTCATCAGGTCGAGGCGGGGAAAGAGGCTCTGGAGCTGCGTCGACTGCACCCTGGTCCACAGGCCTTCCGTGGCCCGATACCTTTCAGACCACCCCGCCGCCACGACCGAAGAGCTGAAGAGGGTCGATAGAGCTGGTGGCGACTGA
- a CDS encoding sugar phosphate isomerase/epimerase family protein, whose amino-acid sequence MARVSASSMFLWDLDPRRMAEVIAEAGVGEMEFWAETPWYWEGGRRPEGAELIREVLGRRITTLHAPVMDLNPSSYNDLVCLATMEEGISAIRLAGLLGARVVVVHPGKRTAKRPAREEEREKLRRYLEVCLDRAVEEGVLLALENLEPAPWNLCSEPDEMGRFLDEHPRLGMTLDISHATPPPSRALAFVEALGDRILDVHVSATIDGVRHLPVSSGSVDPILKALRDSGYSGPLTLELDDKKFPATLSTKDKVGVLRRERLHLESIWD is encoded by the coding sequence ATGGCGAGGGTATCCGCCTCCTCCATGTTCCTCTGGGACCTCGACCCCCGGAGGATGGCCGAGGTGATCGCCGAGGCGGGGGTCGGTGAGATGGAGTTCTGGGCCGAGACCCCCTGGTACTGGGAGGGAGGGAGGCGGCCGGAGGGGGCGGAGCTGATCCGAGAGGTGCTGGGAAGGAGGATAACGACCCTCCACGCCCCCGTCATGGACCTCAACCCCTCATCCTACAACGACCTCGTCTGCCTGGCGACGATGGAGGAGGGCATATCCGCCATCCGCCTGGCGGGGCTTCTGGGGGCGAGGGTGGTGGTCGTCCATCCTGGGAAGAGGACGGCGAAGCGCCCCGCGAGGGAGGAGGAGCGAGAGAAGCTCCGCCGCTATCTGGAGGTCTGCCTCGACCGGGCGGTGGAGGAGGGGGTTCTCCTGGCTCTGGAGAACCTGGAGCCCGCCCCCTGGAACCTCTGCTCCGAGCCCGATGAGATGGGCCGATTCTTGGACGAGCACCCCCGCCTGGGGATGACCCTGGACATCTCCCACGCGACCCCCCCTCCATCCCGGGCCTTGGCCTTCGTCGAGGCCCTGGGGGATCGGATCCTGGACGTCCACGTCAGCGCGACCATCGACGGAGTCCGACACCTTCCTGTGAGCTCTGGATCCGTCGACCCGATCCTGAAGGCCCTCCGGGACTCTGGATACAGTGGACCCCTCACCCTGGAGCTGGACGACAAGAAATTTCCCGCGACCCTGTCGACGAAGGACAAGGTCGGGGTCCTAAGAAGAGAGCGGCTACACTTGGAGTCGATATGGGACTGA
- a CDS encoding nascent polypeptide-associated complex protein, which produces MFPGIGGKGVSPKKMKQMMKQMGISIEEIEGVEEVIFRTADREIFFQDASVTVMDAQGNRSYQVVGTAQERGRDISIPDSDVDLVVAQTGSTPQEAKAALKDAGGDLAEAILKLSSG; this is translated from the coding sequence ATGTTCCCAGGGATCGGTGGCAAGGGGGTAAGCCCCAAGAAGATGAAGCAGATGATGAAGCAGATGGGGATCAGCATCGAGGAGATCGAGGGGGTCGAAGAGGTGATCTTCAGGACGGCGGACCGGGAGATCTTCTTTCAGGACGCCTCAGTGACGGTGATGGACGCCCAGGGGAACAGGTCTTACCAGGTCGTCGGCACCGCCCAGGAGAGGGGCCGGGATATATCGATCCCCGACTCCGACGTCGACCTGGTGGTGGCCCAGACAGGCTCCACCCCCCAGGAGGCGAAGGCAGCCCTGAAGGATGCGGGTGGAGACCTGGCAGAGGCGATATTGAAGCTCAGTTCGGGGTGA
- a CDS encoding acetate uptake transporter produces the protein MTTVLLNMHNAGWFELGSMILAMGIFYGGVAQIIAGIMEWKKGNTFGTTAFTSYGLFWLTLVALILLPNTTWAAGTKTSDPGLIAYFFMWGLFTFYMFIGTLKLNRALQVVFFTLTILFWLLAIRDYTGSATIATITGYEGIFCGFTAIYAACAQVLNEVYGRTVLPLGPVKRK, from the coding sequence ATGACGACGGTGCTCCTGAACATGCACAATGCGGGCTGGTTTGAGCTCGGGTCTATGATCCTGGCCATGGGGATTTTCTACGGCGGGGTCGCCCAGATCATCGCCGGAATCATGGAGTGGAAGAAGGGGAACACCTTCGGGACGACGGCGTTCACCTCTTATGGGCTCTTCTGGCTCACCCTCGTAGCTCTGATCCTCTTGCCCAACACCACCTGGGCAGCGGGGACTAAGACTTCGGATCCTGGACTGATAGCCTACTTCTTCATGTGGGGGCTCTTCACCTTCTACATGTTCATAGGCACCCTGAAGCTGAACAGGGCCCTCCAGGTCGTCTTCTTCACCCTGACGATCCTCTTCTGGCTCCTGGCCATCAGGGACTACACCGGCAGCGCCACCATAGCCACCATCACCGGGTACGAGGGTATCTTCTGCGGCTTCACTGCCATATACGCCGCCTGCGCCCAGGTGCTGAACGAGGTCTACGGCAGAACCGTCCTGCCCCTGGGGCCGGTTAAGCGGAAATGA
- a CDS encoding gamma carbonic anhydrase family protein — translation MIKANPKTSWNDLESMPTIAKTAYVDPAATVIGDVRIGERVYVAPGASVRADEATPIIIGDDCNVQDGAVFHGLEGTSIRLGKRVSIAHGAVIHGPLEIGDESFVGFNAVVHASTLGKRCFVGHLALVVGVRLRDGSFVPPGAVVDAQEKADGLGPVPEGLRGFNDEVVGVNTEFAQVYNMMDKSCKTHPI, via the coding sequence ATGATCAAAGCCAATCCAAAGACCAGCTGGAACGATCTCGAATCGATGCCCACCATCGCCAAGACCGCTTACGTCGACCCGGCGGCCACCGTCATCGGTGACGTCAGGATCGGAGAGCGGGTCTACGTCGCGCCGGGCGCCTCCGTCCGGGCCGATGAGGCGACGCCGATCATCATCGGGGACGACTGCAACGTCCAAGACGGCGCCGTCTTCCACGGCCTCGAGGGGACGAGCATAAGGCTGGGGAAGAGGGTCTCCATAGCCCACGGCGCCGTGATCCACGGCCCCCTGGAGATAGGGGACGAAAGCTTCGTCGGCTTCAATGCCGTCGTCCACGCCTCCACCCTGGGAAAGAGGTGCTTCGTCGGCCATCTCGCCCTGGTGGTGGGGGTCAGGCTCCGGGATGGGAGCTTCGTACCGCCGGGCGCCGTCGTCGACGCCCAGGAGAAGGCCGACGGCCTCGGCCCGGTCCCCGAGGGGCTCCGGGGCTTCAACGACGAGGTGGTGGGGGTGAACACCGAGTTTGCTCAGGTCTACAACATGATGGATAAGAGCTGCAAGACCCATCCGATCTGA
- a CDS encoding L-lactate MFS transporter — MIVIVGLIIQLCLGAIYAYGVLRTPLLNHFKALGQDPTAMAMTWPFIVFLAMFALTMPLAGPYIQKVGPTKVCMAGGVLCGVGWLAASFASSPTMLIPLYGVIGGVGVGIAYGAPIYTSAQWFPDKRGLAVGLTVLGFGFSSAIITYASRFMLGSGWDIMNIMRTFGVAFIIITVILSVFLKCPPSGCKPGGWTAPPSTTVTRKVDFMRNEMSKTKTFYGLWLCYTIGALAGLTAIGIAGPVGLEVFANAGMTAEEATKWTFLLILPFAIFNGAGRPIFGSLTDKLTPRNAAILSYVLILAACLLIYTNYSSFYAYVASFAILWGCLGGWLAIAPTATASFFGMKDNAKNYGLVFTAYGAGAIIGGIVSAQAKDLLGAFQPFFLIVAALAVLGIVVAFVMLKPPEAK, encoded by the coding sequence ATGATAGTAATAGTGGGCCTGATCATCCAGCTATGTCTGGGTGCCATTTACGCTTACGGCGTCCTGAGAACCCCGCTTTTGAACCACTTCAAGGCCTTAGGGCAGGATCCGACGGCCATGGCCATGACCTGGCCTTTCATCGTCTTCCTGGCGATGTTTGCCTTAACTATGCCCCTGGCGGGCCCTTACATCCAGAAGGTGGGCCCCACCAAGGTCTGCATGGCGGGAGGGGTGCTCTGCGGCGTCGGCTGGCTGGCGGCCTCCTTCGCCTCCTCCCCGACGATGCTGATACCCCTTTACGGCGTCATCGGTGGCGTCGGTGTAGGAATCGCCTATGGCGCGCCGATCTACACCTCTGCCCAGTGGTTCCCCGACAAGCGAGGCCTCGCCGTAGGATTGACGGTGTTGGGCTTCGGCTTCTCGTCGGCCATCATCACTTACGCCAGCAGGTTCATGCTGGGGAGCGGCTGGGACATAATGAACATCATGCGGACCTTTGGGGTGGCTTTCATCATCATAACCGTGATCCTATCCGTCTTCCTCAAATGCCCCCCCTCTGGCTGTAAGCCCGGAGGCTGGACCGCACCGCCATCCACCACCGTCACTCGGAAGGTCGACTTCATGAGGAACGAGATGTCCAAGACGAAGACCTTCTACGGGCTTTGGCTCTGCTACACCATCGGTGCCCTGGCAGGCCTCACGGCGATAGGGATCGCGGGCCCCGTGGGCCTGGAGGTCTTTGCCAACGCCGGGATGACGGCGGAGGAGGCGACTAAGTGGACCTTCCTCCTGATCTTGCCCTTCGCCATCTTCAATGGGGCGGGGAGGCCGATCTTCGGAAGTCTGACGGACAAGCTGACCCCCAGGAATGCGGCGATCCTATCCTATGTCCTCATCCTGGCGGCATGCCTTCTGATATACACCAACTACTCCTCGTTCTACGCATACGTCGCCAGCTTCGCCATCCTTTGGGGTTGCCTCGGCGGGTGGCTCGCCATAGCGCCGACGGCCACGGCGAGCTTCTTCGGGATGAAGGACAACGCCAAGAACTACGGCCTCGTCTTCACCGCCTACGGTGCGGGCGCCATCATCGGGGGGATCGTCTCCGCCCAGGCGAAGGACCTCCTGGGGGCCTTCCAGCCCTTCTTCCTGATCGTGGCAGCCCTGGCGGTCCTGGGCATCGTCGTCGCTTTCGTAATGTTGAAGCCCCCTGAGGCGAAGTGA
- a CDS encoding diaminopimelate dehydrogenase — MEKLRIGIVGYGNVGRAVELSLRQNPDMMAAVVLTRRDPRGIRTLTPGLMASSIEEAERYASEVDVAVLCGGSATDLPVQGPAMASIFNTVDSYDNHPRIPEYFAAVDSAARRGRRTAIVSTGWDPGLFSLIRLLEEAVLPEGTDYTFWGPGVSQGHSDAVRRVEGVRDARQYTIPIEDTVARVRSGEAPSLSTRERHLRRCYVVAEEGADPGEIREKIRSMPNYFADYDTKVSFISQEEMERSHNRMPHGGFVMRAGKTADGTGHVLEFRLKLDSNPAFTASVLLAYARAAYRLHQEGAIGARTVFDVPPAHLSPKTPEEIRRSML, encoded by the coding sequence ATGGAGAAGTTGAGGATAGGGATCGTGGGATACGGGAACGTCGGGAGGGCCGTCGAGCTCTCCCTGAGGCAGAACCCCGACATGATGGCAGCGGTGGTGCTGACCAGAAGAGACCCCCGGGGGATCAGGACCCTGACCCCGGGGCTTATGGCGTCGTCGATCGAGGAGGCCGAGAGGTACGCCAGCGAGGTGGACGTGGCGGTCCTCTGCGGCGGCTCGGCCACCGACCTTCCGGTCCAGGGCCCCGCCATGGCGTCGATCTTCAACACCGTCGACAGCTACGACAACCACCCCCGGATCCCCGAGTACTTCGCCGCCGTCGACTCGGCCGCCCGCCGGGGGAGGAGGACGGCGATCGTCTCGACGGGGTGGGACCCGGGGCTCTTCTCCCTGATCCGCCTCCTGGAGGAGGCGGTTCTGCCGGAGGGGACCGACTACACCTTCTGGGGCCCGGGCGTCAGCCAGGGCCACTCCGACGCCGTCCGGAGGGTCGAGGGGGTGAGAGACGCAAGGCAGTACACCATCCCCATCGAAGACACCGTCGCCAGGGTGAGGTCGGGGGAGGCCCCGAGCCTCTCGACGAGGGAGAGGCACCTCCGGAGGTGCTACGTCGTCGCCGAGGAGGGGGCGGACCCGGGGGAGATCAGAGAGAAGATCCGGAGCATGCCCAACTACTTCGCCGATTACGATACCAAGGTCTCCTTCATCTCCCAGGAGGAGATGGAGAGGTCCCACAACCGGATGCCCCACGGCGGGTTCGTCATGAGGGCGGGGAAGACCGCCGACGGCACGGGGCACGTCCTCGAGTTCAGGCTGAAGCTCGATAGCAACCCTGCCTTTACGGCATCCGTCCTCCTCGCTTACGCCCGGGCGGCGTACAGGCTCCACCAGGAGGGGGCGATCGGCGCCAGAACCGTCTTCGACGTCCCTCCTGCACACCTCTCGCCGAAGACCCCCGAGGAGATCCGCCGGTCGATGCTCTGA
- a CDS encoding YkgJ family cysteine cluster protein: MLAEAKRLCHGSCAEGCVEMKRAGLHLKLLEMRPHWSVLKREEQERTIDRGETEPFDIAIPLPAKDRRDPAGTRGGADLFWERFRCTGCGLCCKTPGAGLYLDREDMERICRHLGWPMKRLEALCRYDRQLKAWALRQPCPFYDPEEGCTIYPARPKTCTRYPLHPPLREVPYHLAVDAFCPAARSFVKETLGWWIVCETNWARILKGLEEEGASEDGEVEG, translated from the coding sequence ATGCTGGCCGAGGCGAAGAGGCTCTGCCACGGATCCTGCGCCGAGGGCTGCGTCGAGATGAAGCGAGCGGGGCTCCACCTGAAGCTCCTGGAGATGAGGCCCCACTGGTCGGTTCTGAAACGGGAAGAGCAGGAGAGGACCATCGACCGGGGGGAGACCGAGCCCTTCGACATCGCCATACCCCTCCCCGCCAAAGACCGGAGGGATCCGGCGGGGACCCGGGGGGGGGCCGACCTCTTCTGGGAGAGGTTCCGATGCACCGGGTGCGGCCTCTGCTGCAAGACCCCGGGGGCGGGGCTCTACCTCGATCGGGAGGACATGGAGCGGATCTGCCGCCACCTCGGCTGGCCGATGAAGCGGCTTGAGGCCCTCTGCAGGTATGACAGGCAGCTGAAGGCCTGGGCCCTCCGGCAGCCCTGCCCCTTCTACGACCCCGAAGAAGGTTGCACCATCTATCCAGCCCGGCCTAAGACCTGCACTCGATACCCCCTCCACCCTCCCCTCAGGGAGGTGCCGTACCATTTGGCCGTCGACGCCTTCTGCCCCGCGGCGAGGAGCTTCGTCAAAGAGACCCTGGGATGGTGGATCGTCTGCGAGACTAACTGGGCCCGGATCCTGAAGGGGCTGGAGGAGGAAGGGGCGTCGGAGGATGGGGAGGTTGAGGGTTGA
- a CDS encoding phosphoglycolate phosphatase — protein sequence MIRALALDIDGTITDDQRLLHPRAVEAVGRLNSRTTVILVSGNVHCFTRAAAVLLGTSRTFIAENGGVISWGEGEMELLSDPAICQEAYRRLKEVYPLAKKDSRYRITDLVVESNFEIQEAESRLRGWGLEADLVDSGFAVHIKDRKVDKGRALAKVMDRLGLSQEEVAAVGDSISDLPMFRVAGFRAAVANGVPELKAKADYVSGEEFGPGFCEIVDYMVAEEMI from the coding sequence TTGATCCGGGCCTTGGCCCTCGACATCGACGGCACCATCACCGACGATCAAAGGCTTCTGCACCCCAGGGCGGTGGAGGCGGTCGGAAGGCTCAACTCCCGCACCACGGTCATCCTCGTCTCGGGGAACGTCCACTGCTTCACCAGGGCTGCGGCCGTCCTCCTGGGGACGAGCAGGACCTTCATCGCCGAGAACGGCGGCGTCATATCCTGGGGCGAGGGAGAGATGGAACTCCTCTCCGACCCCGCCATCTGCCAGGAGGCTTACCGTCGCCTAAAAGAGGTCTACCCGCTGGCCAAGAAGGACTCAAGGTACAGGATCACCGACCTCGTCGTCGAATCGAACTTCGAGATCCAGGAGGCCGAATCCCGCCTCCGAGGATGGGGGCTGGAAGCCGATCTCGTCGACAGCGGCTTCGCCGTCCACATAAAGGACAGGAAGGTGGACAAGGGGCGCGCCCTCGCGAAGGTGATGGACCGGCTCGGCCTCTCCCAGGAGGAGGTGGCGGCCGTTGGCGACAGCATAAGCGACCTTCCCATGTTCAGGGTGGCGGGGTTTCGGGCGGCCGTAGCAAACGGAGTCCCGGAGCTGAAGGCGAAGGCAGACTACGTCTCAGGGGAGGAGTTCGGGCCGGGGTTCTGCGAGATCGTGGATTATATGGTGGCAGAAGAGATGATCTGA